A window of the Lagopus muta isolate bLagMut1 chromosome 1, bLagMut1 primary, whole genome shotgun sequence genome harbors these coding sequences:
- the LOC125702900 gene encoding uncharacterized protein LOC125702900, with translation MGGDLQNPFGVAGRVSHWLSQCMGGGDLGAPGSGSVGPGELDAGGGSDSWSSCTDPVGVPSSHQLPCMDTAIPLGSLCSYSPPCMGTVIPLGSPSPTDPHAWTLGSLCSYRPPCMDTAIPLGSPNPTDPHAWTLGSLCSYRPPCMDTAIPLGSPQSYRPPSMDSAIPLGSLCSYRPPCMDTAIPLGSLCSYRPPCMDTGVSAPTDPHALALPSHWGPCAPTDPHAWALPSHWGPCAHTDPHAWALPSHWDPPILQTPHLWTLPSHWGPCAPTDPHAWTLGSLCSYRPPCMDTGVSVLLQTPMHGHCHPIGVPQSYRPPCMDTGVL, from the exons ATGGGGGGGGACCTCCAGAACCCTTTTGGGGTGGCAGGTCGGGTGTCCCATTGGCTGTCCCAatgcatgggggggggggatctgGGGGCTCCTGGTTCGGGATCTGTGGGTCCAGGTGAGCTGGATGCGGGTGGTGGCAGTGATTCCTGGTCGTCGTGCACGGACCCTGTTGGTGTGCCATCATCCCATCAGCTGCCATGCATGGACACTGCCATCCCACTGGGGTCTCTGTGCTCCTACAGCCCCCCATGCATGGGCACTGTcatcccattggggtccccCAGTCCTACAGACCCCCATGCATGGACACTGGGGTCC CTGTGCTCCTACAGACCCCCATGCATGGACACTGCCATCCCACTGGGGTCCCCCAATCCTACAGACCCCCATGCATGGACACTGGGGTCTCTGTGCTCCTACAGACCCCCATGCATGGACACTGCcatcccattggggtccccCCAGTCCTACAGACCCCCATCTATGGACTCTGCCATCCCACTGGGGTCCCTGTGCTCCTACAGACCCCCATGCATGGACACTGCCATCCCATTGGGGTCCCTGTGCTCCTACAGACCCCCATGCATGGACACTGGGGTCTCTGCTCCTACAGACCCCCATGCATTGGCACTGCCATCCCATTGGGGTCCCTGTGCTCCTACAGACCCCCATGCATGGGCACTGCCATCCCATTGGGGTCCCTGTGCTCATACAGACCCCCATGCATGGGCACTGCCATCCCACTGGGATCCCCCAATCCTACAGACCCCCCATCTATGGACACTGCCATCCCATTGGGGTCCCTGTGCTCCTACAGACCCCCATGCATGGACATTGGGGTCTCTGTGCTCCTACAGACCCCCATGCATGGACACTGGGGTCTCTGTGCTCCTACAGACCCCCATGCATGGGCACTGTcatcccattggggtccccCAGTCCTACAGACCCCCATGCATGGACACTGGG GTCCTCTGA